Part of the Shewanella eurypsychrophilus genome is shown below.
TTTAGTTTCTGAGTCTGGAGTGTCTGCGCCAGTATCATTTTTCTGCATTTCACCGAGAATTTTAACCGCTTGCCCCGTAGACATATTATTGAGTTTAGTCAGTGAGATACGTTCTCCATCGACTAAACTGTCTTTGATATAGACACTGTGTATATCAGTACGCACCACATTGACGTCGCGGATCTCTATGATGTTATCGCTTGATACAACGGCGACTTGGTTGTTACGTACGATATGGCGCGGTAATTGTACGATACCTTCTACCGTACGACCTTTAATCACAGCCGTGACGAAACTGCCATATTTAAGGGGGAGTTGACCCTCTTTACGGCTTATTCTTAGGTAAGGATCATTGATCTCTGCTACCAGGTAAACCATACGGTTTTCGGCGTCGATAACGCCTTCACTACGGACAATATTTCCCGTCCAAGTAACATCTTTCCCGGCTAAAGAGGCACTGAGTATCACTTCTGTATCGGGTTTATCGACAGATTCTAAATAGGCGAGGTCGTTGTTTGCCAAAGGTAAACGTATCTCTGCCACACGGGTATCGTACAGTTCACCTAAATTAGTCCCTAGAGTGACATACTGGCCCAAGTCGACAATTCTCGCTTTGATGATGCCATCGAAAGGTGCGCGAATGATGGTTCGCTCTAAGTTACGCTGAGCACGAGCCAGTGCAGCTTGCTGGAATTTCACATTGGCTTGCTCTTTTTTTAGCTGAGGCAGACGTAATCCAAGTTCAGGTGGGATCCCGCCGTCATATCCTCTCCAGTCATTTTTAGCGACTTCGCCTTTAGCCATTTCTTCCTCTAATGCCGCTTTGGCTTGGGCTAAAGAAGCTTGGGCCTGCATCAGATCGGCTTCATAATCAGAGGGTTCGATAACGGCCAAGAGTTCGCCCTTTTTGACGACTCCACCGGCAACAAAGTTGGGGGCGATTCTCAGCATGCGTCCTTGCACTTCAGTGACGAGTTGGGTCTTATTCTTAGGGGTGACGACGCCGTATGATGGCAAATTCAATGACACTGTTTTTTGTTCTACGCGGGTAACATCAATGATAGGTACCGGGACTTCATCCTCTTTTTGCTCTGGGGCTTCTTTCGTGCTGATGAGTATCGCTGCGGCTGCACCGA
Proteins encoded:
- a CDS encoding efflux RND transporter periplasmic adaptor subunit gives rise to the protein MIKTILRRSSPLLIIIVFGAAAAILISTKEAPEQKEDEVPVPIIDVTRVEQKTVSLNLPSYGVVTPKNKTQLVTEVQGRMLRIAPNFVAGGVVKKGELLAVIEPSDYEADLMQAQASLAQAKAALEEEMAKGEVAKNDWRGYDGGIPPELGLRLPQLKKEQANVKFQQAALARAQRNLERTIIRAPFDGIIKARIVDLGQYVTLGTNLGELYDTRVAEIRLPLANNDLAYLESVDKPDTEVILSASLAGKDVTWTGNIVRSEGVIDAENRMVYLVAEINDPYLRISRKEGQLPLKYGSFVTAVIKGRTVEGIVQLPRHIVRNNQVAVVSSDNIIEIRDVNVVRTDIHSVYIKDSLVDGERISLTKLNNMSTGQAVKILGEMQKNDTGADTPDSETKEQRLASAGEE